From a region of the Mycosarcoma maydis chromosome 7, whole genome shotgun sequence genome:
- a CDS encoding Chitin synthase 6 encodes MSTKDAHDPFATPLETITHDPLAETAGLKADYDKRAYGEANPALMGTLEKDDMANRPIDAVEEVPTTSIRKWWVRLTWFTTWWIPSFVLSKCGGMKRPDVQMAWREKFTICAIIFWLCAIILFYIIAFGRLLCPDYDKAWNLSQLSQHAGENDYYAAVRGTVYDFSKFYKGDHSDITNLQTSSDLMLQLAGQDLTGYFPVPLSVGCQSLVSDTSLALMPTANNTPLISQAIHTSGPLQGDTSSKLHDINWYPDRFLPFVKKLRKGYYVYSKKDLANQGQWRNWAVIHGKVYDLSNYLNTVSTYQTNPAYSFLDSSIVSLFKSQAGSDITADFEDAMSTFNQTYRGATQACLDNVFYVGRTDFRDTARCEVQNYLLLAFSVLLVTTVLAKFIAALQLGTKRSPEQQDKFVICQVPCYTEGEEELRKTIDSLAGLEYDDKRKLLFLICDGMIVGSGNDRSTPRIVLDILGVDPKIDPEPLMFKSVAEGSKQLNYAKVYSGLYEFEGHVVPYIVVVKVGRPSERSRPGNRGKRDSQILLMRYLNRVHFDAPMFPLELEIYHQMKNVIGIDPAFYEYILMVDADTRVEADGLNRLVANCADDSSIIAICGETTLDNAEGSWWTMIQVYEYYISHHLSKAFESLFGSVTCLPGCFSLYRIRSSDKGRPLFISNRIIDDYSENRVDTLHKKNLLHLGEDRYLTTLVLKNFPSFRTKFVPDAKALTSAPDRFGVLLSQRRRWINSTVHNLAELVLMPELCGFCLFSMRFIVFIDLLGTVILPATAVYLVYLIVTVATKSAPIPYISIAMIAAVYGLQAILFLLKRQWQYIGWLVIYILAYPVFSFFLPIYSFWHMDDFSWGNTRIVVGEKGNKKIVAGTDDEPYDDTMIPLKRFSEYQREVWEEEAAAPSMRSGMTGASGPFGNSQAILHSGPPSVYRAGGSAYAGSVAGSDYGAGLGDYYQNTNVLQKPAHSRQTSAAALSQMGGSQAASMMFGTGTPSVYGMAGMGSMYGMPGSSASMYGLPNPMMNTTASMYGLPPMLANPLGANHSPAHSDIGVSMPVSQQNTGGSHIWAQPPEAATVAANSGRGSGMQARPVSTLSALNATNPFGVTAVARALAVNEASDPTDEEIKSAVQTYLANQPSLMNVTKRSVREALVAAFPNAELSYKKSMINKAIDDTLSGGAQA; translated from the coding sequence ATGTCGACCAAAGACGCCCACGATCCTTTTGCAACTCCGCTCGAGACCATCACGCATGACCCTCTTGCAGAGACCGCTGGGCTCAAGGCCGACTACGACAAGCGAGCGTACGGTGAAGCCAACCCAGCTCTGATGGGCACGTTAGAGAAAGATGACATGGCTAACCGTCCGATCGACGCCGTCGAAGAAGTGcccaccacctcgatccgcaAGTGGTGGGTGCGTCTAACCTGGTTTACCACCTGGTGGATCCCGTCCTTTGTTCTCTCCAAGTGCGGGGGCATGAAGCGTCCTGACGTCCAGATGGCATGGCGCGAAAAGTTTACCATCTGCGCCATCATCTTCTGGTTGTGCGCCATCATCTTGTTCTATATCATCGCCTTTGGTCGTCTCCTCTGTCCAGACTACGACAAGGCTTGGAACCTGAGCCAGCTCAGCCAACACGCGGGTGAAAACGACTACTATGCTGCTGTTCGTGGTACGGTGTACGACTTTTCCAAGTTCTACAAGGGCGACCACTCGGACATTACCAATTTACAGACCAGCTCCGACCTCATGCTCCAGCTCGCTGGCCAGGATCTCACCGGCTACTTCCCCGTGCCGCTCAGTGTTGGCTGTCAGTCACTCGTCTCGGACACTTCGCTGGCGCTCATGCCTACTGCCAACAACACGCCTCTCATCTCGCAGGCCATCCACACGTCGGGTCCTCTGCAAGGTGACACGTCGTCCAAGCTGCACGACATCAACTGGTACCCAGATCGCTTCCTTCCGTTTGTCAAGAAACTCCGAAAAGGTTACTACGTCTACTCGAAAAAGGACCTCGCCAACCAGGGCCAGTGGAGGAATTGGGCCGTCATCCACGGCAAGGTGTATGACCTCTCGAACTACCTCAACACTGTCTCGACCTACCAGACCAACCCGGCCTACTCTTTCCTCGACTCGTCCATCGTATCGCTCTTCAAGTCGCAGGCGGGCAGTGACATTACCGCCGATTTCGAGGATGCCATGAGCACCTTTAACCAGACTTATCGAGGCGCCACACAGGCGTGTCTGGACAATGTCTTTTACGTAGGCAGAACCGACTTTCGTGACACGGCGCGATGCGAGGTGCAAAACTATCTGCTGCTAGCGTTttcggtgctgctcgtcaccaCAGTTCTGGCCAAGTTTATTGCAGCGCTCCAGCTGGGCACGAAGCGATCGCCGGAGCAGCAAGACAAGTTTGTGATTTGCCAGGTGCCCTGCTATACTGAAGGCGAAGAGGAACTGCGCAAGACGATCGATTCGTTGGCTGGACTTGAGTACGACGACAAGCGAAAGCTGCTTTTCCTCATTTGCGACGGAATGATTGTTGGTAGCGGAAACGATCGTTCGACGCCACGCATCGTACTCGACATTTTGGGTGTGGACCCCAAGATCGATCCGGAGCCGCTCATGTTCAAGTCGGTTGCCGAGGGctccaagcagctcaactATGCCAAGGTATACTCGGGTTTGTACGAGTTTGAGGGTCACGTGGTACCTTAcattgtcgtcgtcaaggTGGGTCGTCCGAGCGAACGCTCACGTCCCGGCAACCGAGGTAAGCGTGACTCGCAGATCCTGCTGATGCGCTACTTGAACCGCGTGCACTTTGACGCGCCCATGTTCCCGCTGGAGCTCGAGATTTACCATCAAATGAAGAACGTGATTGGCATCGACCCAGCTTTCTACGAATACATTCTCATGGTCGACGCCGACACGCGCGTTGAAGCGGATGGGCTGAACCGGCTGGTGGCCAACTGTGCCGACGATTCGAGTATCATTGCCATCTGCGGAGAGACGACGCTGGACAACGCCGAGGGTTCGTGGTGGACAATGATCCAGGTGTACGAGTACTATATTTCGCATCATCTTTCCAAGGCGTTCGAGTCGCTGTTTGGTAGCGTTACATGTCTTCCAGGCTGTTTCTCGCTGTACCGAATCCGCAGTTCGGACAAGGGACGTCCGCTGTTTATCTCGAACCGCATCATTGACGACTACTCGGAGAACCGAGTAGACACTCTGCACAAGAAGAACCTGCTGCATCTGGGTGAGGATCGGTACCTGACGACGTTGGTGCTGAAAAACTTTCCGTCGTTCCGAACCAAGTTTGTTCCGGATGCCAAGGCGCTGACGAGCGCGCCGGACCGGTTCGGCGtgctgctctcgcagcgtcgacgatggATCAACTCGACAGTGCACAACCTGGccgagctggtgctgatgcCCGAGCTGTGCGGTTTTTGCCTGTTTTCGATGCGATTCATCGTGTTTATCGACTTGCTGGGAACGGTGATTTTGCCAGCGACGGCCGTGTATCTGGTGTACCTGATTGTGACGGTGGCGACCAAGAGTGCGCCGATTCCCTACATTTCGATCGCCATGATTGCGGCGGTGTACGGACTGCAGGCGATTCTGTTTTTGCTGAAACGACAGTGGCAGTACATTGGCTGGCTGGTCATCTACATTTTGGCGTATCCGGTGTTTTCGTTTTTCCTACCCATCTACTCGTTCTGGCACATGGATGACTTTTCGTGGGGCAACACGCGAATTGTGGTGGGCGAAAAGGGCAACAAGAAGATTGTGGCGGGTACGGACGACGAGCCGTACGACGATACGATGATCCCGTTGAAGCGGTTCAGCGAGTACCAGCGTGAGGTGTgggaggaggaagcggcgGCGCCGTCGATGCGATCGGGCATGACGGGCGCGAGCGGACCTTTTGGCAACTCGCAGGCGATTTTGCACAGCGGACCGCCGAGCGTGTACAGGGCGGGGGGCAGCGCGTACGCGGGCAGCGTGGCAGGCTCGGATTACGGAGCAGGGCTAGGCGACTATTATCAAAACACCAACGTGTTGCAGAAGCCAGCACACTCGCGACAGACGTCGGCGGCTGCGCTGTCACAGATGGGCGGATCGCAGGCGGCATCGATGATGTTTGGCACGGGCACGCCATCGGTGTACGGCATGGCGGGGATGGGATCGATGTATGGGATGCCAGgatcgtcggcatcgatgtACGGACTGCCGAATCCAATGATGAACACGACGGCATCGATGTACGGCCTGCcgccgatgctggcgaATCCGCTCGGGGCAAACCATTCGCCCGCGCACTCGGACATTGGAGTGAGTATGCCGGTGTCGCAGCAAAACACGGGAGGTAGCCACATATGGGCGCAGCCGCCCGAGGCAGCGACTGTGGCGGCGAATAGTGGCAGGGGGAGCGGAATGCAGGCGCGACCTGTTTCGACCTTGTCTGCGCTCAACGCAACGAATCCGTTTGGTGTGACTGCCGTGGCGCGAGCTCTAGCAGTCAACGAGGCGTCGGACCCGACGGACGAAGAGATCAAGTCGGCGGTACAAACCTACCTTGCCAAtcagccgagcttgatgaATGTGACGAAGCGATCAGTGCGCGAGGCGTTAGTGGCGGCGTTCCCTAACGCGGAGCTGTCGTACAAAAAGTCGATGATCAACAAGGCCATTGACGATACACTGTCCGGTGGCGCACAAGCCTGA
- a CDS encoding uncharacterized protein (related to YBT1 - Vacuolar, ABC protein transporting bile acids) translates to MIPSIPPWLELHRGMTVQLASTATAAAMSPSIRVPLWDQYTISAAALASAILVILLFLLFLPASASSYPPSPVGYARFSNSDTESPPSSSRETEAPVKHEVDDYPYELRKALGTPVDAASYEARRLVIHIFIAVLAVVGLAIDMSSIVTRVFADQGAEHPLQTIVYFISSCAALRTLTVVLAMLHFNLAESTRLLLIWILTTLYLVAQLLVFLIEFMLFLPGLGGDSNFILHSINIGCSFAIFLLAFLSPTGPLILVKATQSFSERAITRNALGGGSVAQHLWGFLALPVVRKAYQQGRIDQDDIPALDYTYRSAVVAESVICEYRRSLAASIAKVPHGPNRTESIKGRALLKALVRCNVAQMIETAVMLVIVTFSFYAPKLGLKLLLDGLEGYEASLRRANGDVVDTVAKRARSTLIYSASFYLILFLENFLVYFYFRPLTVHLKTKMQTQLTTLLAWKRLRQKEASAKEQQADPKQDQAAENKSATEDTDNSEGGGSISSPSQVINLVTTDVTRIFSRIDMYVFGIMGPLEVLVGGYSAYYLLGNGALIGLAVAALMQPIAFVLGKVTARIDERLQKTRDRRVMLLSEAIRAIRMIKYEAWEDEIGAKIMLERRAELKCQAQSWAVFTFFGGFFALVPMLTIVVAFGWYTMVEGNTLTASVAFPAVAVLTELRWAVSYLPSNFLTVIQGWVSMKRIAVYMETGEVYIPDQEYSPQTMDGARDVAVRASTGVGRVDLRHAEMTWPSDADVAPSSQSSSSASAASSTFTLSIPDASFEVGQTNLVCGKIGSGKTLLLLSLLGEAQLLSGSIHCPRSHPATTLYAARSASQSFANHRQWWIDLSLSAYAPQRPFLFNATVRENILFGLEYNARRYRAVIFACGLKPDLKIFKDGDRTEIGEGGTNLSGGQKARISLARAVYSHAGTILIDDCLSALDSHTTKHICEKLFDGGNDGLLGGRTTILVTHHVRLMAPRCSKVLVLQEGRQAFFGSAEQFTASAFYQGLENEDAESKEEEGHETPNFGSNSSTAANSANNSDAEEDGAATEVSVLLDAVRDKHVNASAISQKTIGMGEVRRQPSSSAFSHISGLHDVQAEEEQAPEAHKHVTEEARAEGRVSFAVYSGYIRAGGGILLWLALLGSFAGNAFTDLGANWWLRLWAQSSTTQEHSTEWWLVRWVAIQVVQVIAMTFGYALVCIASLLAGSRLFKQLLRTVLRAPLRFHDSTPSGRLLNRFGRDMEAIDSSIAEELTEAVKALLMALAALVATWLGGGPIVVVILLFMLPMFYVLVATFTLAARDLKRLDSNSASKRITCFTDLITGVVTVRAFGSSAAYFATLMERLDENMTFYFWQGTVRQWQSLLLSLVSSVVVISTVLVVTLTPGFTAARAGFTLSFVQSLTSMLTYGMRSLSNVEQGLVAVERVMEYFGIETEPLDSAPAYVEELPVPPTWPEKGAIEIRDLHLAYAKNLPDVLDGITLSIRAGERVGIVGATGSGKSTLVSALFRFFEYRSGQIEIDGIDIGRIGLKTLRSRMKIVPQDPLILSGTLRSAVDPLGSYADEDITRVLVRVGLLKDKVTSGYGTFESSSRSAGTTGGGGSTSSSALLCSNAPSPSGEESDDSGTLASLESRIEESGSNLSSGQKQLLSLSRILLSSCASSSIVVLDESTSSIDYTTDAKIQSLLDAHFAEHNTTVLAIAHRLRTIIGFDTVIVLNSGKVVERGSPSELLAKEDGWFTRLANSTGDEEYAELKRLIGI, encoded by the coding sequence CCGTGCTGGCCGTCGTAGGCTTGGCCATCGACATGTCATCCATTGTGACTCGCGTGTTCGCCGATCAAGGCGCAGAACATCCGCTACAAACGATCGTCTACTTTATTTCCTCCTGTGCAGCGTTGCGGACGCTGACGGTGGTGCTAGCAATGCTTCACTTCAATTTGGCAGAGTCGACTCGGCTACTCTTGATCTGGATTCTCACTACGCTGTATCTCGTCGCTCAGCTGCTCGTTTTCTTGATCGAGTTCATGCTCTTCTTGCCAGGTCTCGGTGGTGACTCCAATTTCATCCTGCACAGCATCAACATTGGCTGCAGCTTTgccatcttcctcctcgcctTCCTTTCACCCACCGGTCCCCTGATTCTTGTCAAGGCCACCCAGAGTTTTTCCGAAAGAGCCATCACTCGCAACGCCCTCGGCGGCGGCTCGGTAGCTCAGCACCTCTGGGGTTTCCTAGCGTTACCTGTTGTGCGAAAGGCGTACCAGCAGGGTAGGATCGATCAAGACGATATCCCTGCCCTAGACTATACCTACCGCTCCGCGGTGGTTGCAGAGAGCGTGATCTGCGAGTATCgacgctcgctcgctgcttcaATCGCCAAAGTCCCCCATGGTCCAAATCGCACGGAAAGTATCAAGGGTCGGGCTCTGCTCAAAGCGTTGGTCAGGTGCAATGTTGCACAAATGATCGAAACGGCTGTGATGCTGGTGATTGTCACCTTTAGTTTCTATGCGCCCAAGTTGGGTctcaagctgctcttggATGGCCTGGAGGGATACGAAGCCTCTCTTAGGCGGGCCAACGGCGATGTTGTAGACACGGTGGCCAAGAGGGCAAGGTCGACGCTCATCTACTCGGCTTCCTTCTacctcatcctcttcttgGAAAACTTCCTCGTTTATTTCTATTTCCGTCCACTCACCGTCCACCTCAAAACGAAAATGCAGACGCAACTCACCACCTTGCTAGCCTGGAAGAGGTTGCGTCAGAAGGAAGCTTCCGCCAAAGAACAACAAGCCGACCCAAagcaagaccaagcagctgagAACAAGTCTGCAACTGAGGACACCGACAACAGTGAAGGCGGCGGATCCATCTCTTCTCCTTCCCAAGTGATTAACCTCGTTACCACAGACGTGACACGCATCTTTTCGCGCATCGACATGTACGTCTTTGGCATCATGGGTCCTCTCGAAGTTCTTGTTGGCGGATACTCTGCCTACTACCTGCTGGGCAATGGTGCTCTTATCGGCCTTGCTGTAGCCGCACTCATGCAGCCTATCGCATTCGTCCTTGGCAAGGTTACTGCACGAATCGATGAGCGGTTGCAAAAGACACGCGACCGACGCGTCATGCTCCTCTCTGAGGCGATCCGCGCTATTCGGATGATCAAGTACGAAGCCTGggaggacgagatcggcgCCAAGATCATGCTCGAGCGCAGGGCTGAACTCAAGTGTCAGGCGCAGAGCTGGGCAGTGTTCACGTTCTTTGGCGGCTTCTTCGCCCTCGTTCCTATGCTGACGATCGTCGTTGCATTCGGATGGTACACAATGGTCGAGGGAAACACGTTGACCGCCTCGGTGGCTTTCCCTGCCGTCGCAGTGCTGACAGAGTTGCGCTGGGCTGTCAGCTATCTGCCAAGCAACTTTTTGACGGTCATCCAGGGATGGGTCTCGATGAAGCGTATCGCCGTGTATATGGAAACGGGCGAAGTCTACATTCCCGATCAAGAATATAGCCCACAGACGATGGATGGTGCTAGGGATGTTGCTGTGCGTGCTTCTACGGGCGTCGGAAGAGTCGATTTGAGGCACGCCGAGATGACCTGGCCCTCAGATGCTGATGTCGCGCCCTCCTCCCAGTCTTCATCATCCGCTTCAGCTGCATCATCGACGTTTACACTCTCAATCCCGGACGCATCTTTCGAAGTAGGCCAGACCAACCTCGTCTGTGGCAAAATTGGGTCGGGCAAGACGTTGCTTCTCctctcgcttctcggcGAAGCTCAGCTGCTTTCCGGCTCGATCCATTGCCCACGCTCGCACCCTGCTACCACCCTGTATGCTGCCCGCTCCGCCTCTCAGTCCTTTGCCAATCACCGACAGTGGTGGATTGACCTCTCGCTCTCCGCCTATGCTCCACAACGTCCCTTCCTGTTCAATGCCACCGTCCGAGAGAACATTCTCTTTGGCCTCGAATACAACGCACGCCGTTACCGCGCCGTCATCTTTGCATGCGGTCTCAAACCCGACCTCAAAATCTTCAAGGATGGTGACCGCACGGAGATCGGCGAAGGCGGAACAAACCTCTCTGGAGGTCAAAAGGCGCGCATCTCGTTGGCGAGAGCGGTTTACTCTCACGCGGGTACTATATTGATTGACGACTGCTTGTCCGCGCTGGACTCACATACGACGAAACACATTTGCGAGAAATTGTTCGATGGTGGCAACGATGGATTGCTGGGAGGGAGGACGACCATTTTGGTGACGCACCACGTCAGGTTGATGGCTCCCAGATGCAGTAAAGTCTTGGTATTGCAGGAGGGAAGGCAGGCATTCTTTGGCAGTGCAGAGCAGTTCACCGCCAGTGCATTCTATCAGGGACTGGAGAACGAGGATGCGGAGAGcaaggaggaagaagggCACGAGACGCCCAATTTTGGTTCGAACAGTAGCACTGCTGCTAACTCGGCGAACAACAGCGAcgcggaagaggatggtGCAGCTACCGAGGTAAGCGTGCTGCTTGATGCCGTTCGAGACAAGCACGTGAACGCCTCCGCCATCTCTCAGAAGACGATCGGCATGGGCGAGGTACGCAGACAGCCTTCGAGCTCCGCCTTCAGCCACATTTCGGGCTTGCATGATGTGCAGGCAGAGGAGGAACAGGCTCCAGAGGCACACAAGCATGTAACCGAAGAAGCGCGAGCAGAGGGCCGTGTCTCGTTCGCCGTCTACAGCGGGTACATCCGTGCTGGCGGTGGCATCCTGCTTTGGCtcgcgctgcttggctcgtTTGCTGGCAATGCGTTTACCGACTTGGGCGCAAATTGGTGGCTCCGTCTTTGGGCGCAGTCATCGACGACTCAGGAGCACTCAACCGAATGGTGGCTTGTTCGTTGGGTGGCGATCCAGGTGGTGCAGGTGATTGCCATGACCTTTGGCTATGCTCTGGTTTGCATCGCTTCGCTTCTGGCCGGAAGCCGCCTGTTCAAACAGCTTCTTCGAACTGTTCTGCGTGCACCGCTGCGCTTCCACGACTCGACACCCTCAGGACGTCTCCTGAACCGTTTCGGAAGAGACATGGAAGCGATTGACTCGAGCATTGCCGAAGAGCTCACCGAGGCAGTTAAAGCCTTGCTCATGGCGCTCGCCGCGCTTGTAGCCACCTGGCTCGGCGGTGGCCCCATCGTCGTTGTCATCCTGCTCTTCATGCTGCCCATGTTTTACGTTCTCGTCGCCACCTTTACGCTCGCCGCTCGTGACCTCaagcgactcgactcgaacTCGGCCTCGAAACGCATCACCTGCTTCACCGACCTCATCACCGGCGTTGTCACCGTCCGAGCTTTTGGCTCTTCCGCGGCATACTTTGCCACGCTAATGGAGAGGCTGGATGAAAACATGACCTTTTACTTTTGGCAGGGAACCGTCCGACAGTGGcaatcgctgctgcttAGCTTGGTCAGTTCCGTTGTGGTCATCTCGACGGTGCTTGTGGTGACGCTCACACCGGGTTTCACGGCAGCCAGAGCGGGATTTACACTCAGCTTTGTACAGAGCTTGACGTCAATGTTGACGTACGGCATGCGATCGCTGTCGAATGTCGAACAGGGTCTCGTGGCCGTTGAGAGGGTGATGGAGTACTTTGGCATCGAGACAGAGCCGCTCGATTCGGCTCCTGCTTACGTCGAGGAACTACCGGTCCCGCCAACTTGGCCGGAGAAGGGTGCAatcgagattcgagatttGCACTTGGCGTATGCCAAGAACCTGCCTGATGTGCTGGATGGAATCACGCTTTCCATCCGTGCCGGCGAGCGGGTTGGTATTGTGGGTGCCACCGGAAGCGGTAAATCGACACTTGTATCAGCGCTCTTCCGGTTCTTCGAATATCGAAGCGGGCAGATCGAGATTGATGGAATCGACATTGGAAGGATCGGGCTGAAGACGTTGAGGAGCAGGATGAAGATCGTGCCGCAGGATCCGTTGATTTTGTCCGGAACGCTTAGAAGCGCAGTCGACCCTCTTGGAAGCTACGCCGATGAAGACATCACCAGAGTGCTGGTTCGCGTCGGCTTACTCAAGGACAAGGTGACGAGTGGGTATGGAACGTTTGAGAGCTCCTCGCGTTCAGCCGGCACCACCGGTGGAGGtggcagcaccagctcgtccgCCCTCCTTTGCTCCAACGCACCGTCTCCGTCTGGAGAAGAAAGCGACGATTCGGGAACGCTTGCATCACTCGAATCGCGCATCGAGGAAAGCGGAAGCAACCTCTCGTCAGGtcagaagcagctgctttcgCTCTCGCGTATCCTGCTCTCCTCTTGCGCTTCGTCCAGCATCGTTGTTCTGGACGaatccacctcgtcgatcgactACACTACGGACGCAAAAATCCAGTCGTTGCTGGATGCGCACTTTGCCGAACACAACACGACGGTGCTCGCCATCGCGCATCGGTTGAGGACGATCATCGGGTTCGATACCGTGATCGTGCTGAACAGCGGAaaggtggtggagcgagGAAGTCCGAGCGAGCTCCTAGCAAAGGAGGACGGTTGGTTTACGAGGTTGGCCAACAGTACTGGTGACGAAGAGTATGCTGAGTTAAAACGCTTGATTGGTATCTAG
- a CDS encoding uncharacterized protein (related to neutral amino acid permease), which translates to MGFKEVFRRTKSVEIERTRHTSNKEETHQSDLPGQGAPGLTPVPALYEAPPQSGITLEEYMFYAQIQREQEKLYGAAGVAVEANANHGAGYLTDASNEKKPSSEDTSQHSTVVQTGVDKPHVNNTDASTFDQLEGLSEIEKESRNAHRAIKTATWVGIFYLVTTDILGPYGAPYAMAQNGWVTGNIMYIVMGFCAWWCGILLWKLFLNLDSARYPVKTYGDLGERLVGYPMRWTFNALQTLQLIVNVGLLCLTNGQALSQVISGAPGNATLCFSVCVVIFALIGMAFAQVQTFRGLGFAATTAVYQNIAIVVISMAAIIKYGPYIAGAQASYGSDYPYNNQPVMTSAFVSYDLTQKINGMMSMVFAFGGALIFPELISEMRRPMDFWKGMISAQALICTVYLVYSNVIYAYQGQYVLGQSYNGIAKYAFQTVCNMLAILSGTIAAALYGNVGLKVIYVNTVQTFLKGPALNSPRGRVLWAGISIVYWALAFVIASSIPQVQTVSGLIAAVAIMNFSYSFPFMLALIFYIKRDAMQGDRLYTPSQPVQRQDNWSQWSRWQRGLFGGHYELIGVTIPAILVKAVLLLVTLGSFTLSGLGMYGSGESIKSTFAAGGAATSFGCSAPV; encoded by the coding sequence ATGGGGTTCAAGGAAGTATTCCGCCGCACCAAGAGCGTTGAGATCGAGAGGACACGCCACACCTCGAACAAGGAGGAGACTCATCAGTCTGACCTCCCTGGCCAGGGTGCACCTGGTCTCACCCCGGTCCCTGCCCTCTACGAGGCACCTCCTCAGAGCGGCATCACGCTCGAGGAGTACATGTTCTACGCACAGATCCAGCGTGAACAGGAAAAGCTCTACGGAGctgctggcgttgctgtGGAAGCCAACGCTAATCATGGCGCTGGCTATCTTACGGATGCCAGCAACGAGAAAAAACCCTCTTCAGAAGATACCAGCCAGCATAGCACCGTTGTCCAGACGGGTGTTGACAAGCCCCATGTTAACAACACAGATGCCTCGACCTTCGACCAGCTTGAGGGTCTCTCGGAGATTGAAAAGGAGAGCCGCAATGCTCACCGCGCCATCAAGACTGCCACCTGGGTGGGCATCTTTTATCTAGTCACCACCGATATCCTGGGTCCTTACGGTGCGCCCTATGCAATGGCTCAGAACGGCTGGGTAACGGGTAACATCATGTACATTGTCATGGGCTTCTGCGCCTGGTGGTGTGGCATTCTGCTCTGGAAGCTCTTTTTGAATCTCGACTCGGCTCGTTACCCCGTCAAGACTTACGGTGATCTCGGCGAACGTCTGGTAGGCTACCCCATGCGATGGACGTTCAACGCACTCCAGACTTTGCAACTGATCGTCAACGTCGGTCTGCTCTGTCTCACTAACGGTCAGGCTCTCAGCCAAGTCATCAGCGGTGCTCCTGGTAATGCCACGCTCTGCTTTTCGGTCTGCGTCGTGATTTTTGCGCTGATCGGCATGGCGTTCGCTCAGGTGCAAACCTTCCGTGGCCTCGGCTTTGCGGCTACCACAGCGGTCTACCAGAACATTGCGATCGTCGTGATTTCCATGGCTGCCATCATCAAGTACGGCCCATACATCGCtggcgctcaagcttcGTACGGTTCCGACTACCCGTACAACAACCAGCCTGTTATGACTTCAGCATTTGTCTCTTACGATCTCACACAAAAGATCAACGGTATGATGAGTATGGTCTTCGCATTCGGCGGAGCTCTTATCTTTCCAGAGCTCATCTCCGAGATGCGCCGACCTATGGACTTTTGGAAAGGAATGATTAGTGCACAGGCACTGATCTGCACCGTCTACCTGGTGTATTCCAACGTTATCTATGCTTACCAGGGACAGTACGTTCTTGGACAGTCGTACAACGGTATTGCTAAGTATGCGTTCCAGACCGTGTGCAACATGCTAGCGATTCTGTCTGGAACGATCGCGGCGGCTCTGTATGGTAATGTCGGCCTGAAAGTGATCTATGTCAACACGGTACAGACCTTCTTGAAAGGGCCTGCGCTCAACTCTCCACGCGGAAGAGTCTTGTGGGCAGGTATCAGTATCGTCTACTGGGCACTTGCGTTTGTCATTGCATCGTCTATCCCTCAGGTGCAGACGGTATCGGGGCTGATTGCAGCGGTGGCGATCATGAACTTTTCCTACTCGTTCCCCTTCATGCTGGCGCTCATCTTCTACATCAAGCGCGACGCCATGCAGGGCGATCGATTGTACACACCCTCTCAGCCGGTGCAGAGGCAAGACAACTGGTCCCAGTGGTCGCGATGGCAACGAGGCCTGTTTGGTGGCCACTACGAACTTATCGGCGTTACAATCCCAGCCATTCTCGTCAAAGCCGTCCTTCTCCTCGTCACGCTCGGCTCGTTCACCCTATCCGGCCTCGGAATGTACGGCTCCGGCGAGTCCATCAAGTCCACATTTGCAGCGGGCGGTGCTGCAACCTCGTTCGGTTGCAGTGCCCCCGTGTAA